DNA sequence from the Vicia villosa cultivar HV-30 ecotype Madison, WI linkage group LG3, Vvil1.0, whole genome shotgun sequence genome:
atacACCTTCAAGGTCATAGTGCCCTCTTCTATGTCTATCAAACATCTCCCGGTCTCTAAGAATGGTCTCCCCAAAATGATCGgaatttcttcatcttctggcATCTCTAAAATTACGAAATCCACTGGAAACACAAACTTGTCTATTTTTACAAGCACATCTTCTACTATCCCGTACGGTCTTTTTACGGAATAATCGGCAAATTGGAttgtcattcttgtatcttgaACTTTACCAATTCCCAATCTTTTGTAGATGGACAGCGGCATAAGGCTAACACTTGCTCCTAAGTCAATAAGAGCCTTTTAAAATGATCTATCCCCAATAGTACAAGGAATAGTTACAGAGCCTCGGTCTTTCTTCTTCaccggaatcttcataccctgcaaaatagcactacaagtttcagttagaataattgGGTCACAATCGGTtgttcttttcttggagatgataTCTTTCATGAACTTGGCATATGTAGGCATTTGTTCTAGCGCTTCCAGGAATGGTATGTTCAACTCAAGTTTCTTGAACATTTCCaagaatttttgaaagtttttctcGTGCTGtcctttcttcttatttcttgttgGAAAGGGTAATTTGATTTCCGGTTTTTGTTCACTAGTCTTCCCTTTAGTTGTTGGTTCCAACACACCCAAGTCTTCCACTTGTGCTTCATTCTCTTTTATTTCTACATCTACTTCAAGCAATGGTTCTTCTTCTTCAGCGTTCTCCTCCACAACTTCCTTCGCttttccacttcttgttactatAGCACTCACATTATTGTGATCTTTGGGATTCGTAACTGTGGTACTAGGTAGAGCACCCTGTTGTTGAGGACTTGCCaattgttgtgctatttgactcatCTGAATTTCAAGGTTTTTAATTGAAGCTCCAGTATTCCGAAAAttacttcttgtttcttcttgataTTGAGAGCCTTGAGCAGCCATTTTTTCAATtgcgatctcccaatctgcttttcttGGCCCttgttgttggaattgttgttgagcTTGTTGATAAGGTTGTTGATacggttgttgttgtggtgatcgatactgctgttgttgttgtggcTGATTTTGATAAGGAATCACCCCTTGTTTTGGAACATTCCCTTGTTGATCCTTCCAGgagaaatttggatgattcttccaccctggattgtaAGTATTAGAGTAAGGGTTGTTCTGCTTCAAAAAATTGATTTCTTCCACCTGCTGAGCTGTGACCACACAATGCACGGCAAAGTGAGGTCCCccacatatttcacaattcaCTGCTTGAGTCGGTTGTGCAGGTTGAATTTGAGCCACCGTTTGTTTTTCAAGAGCCATTTGTTTTAATCTGCGCTCAACTTCAGCTGCGATCTGCTCTTCCATCTTAACAACTTGATTCGTCAACTTCAAATCAACTAACCCTTCTGGTTGATTTACACTGCGGTCATACAGCTCTAAGTGTTCGTTTGCTGCAATAGCATCAATGATCTTCTTTATCTCAGTggctgttttaaaatttgttgaaccaccagcagctgTGTCAATTAATTGTTTAGTCTTAAGCTTAagaccattcacaaaattctgcatttgctcggttgcatccatgttatgagtaggacatgcaaccaacaaCCGCTTGAATCTTTTAtacgcatctccaagtgattctcccTCCTTCTGTTTGAAATTAACTATATCATATCTCttgcggatatacacagaagctggaaaatattcattcagaaatgttgtctccatttgttgccaagttgtgatacttccagcaggtaaagagtaaaaccactcttcagcatcgtCTGACAGTGTAAAtggaaacatcaccaatttcttggcctcttcagaatgcccctctatctttaatgacgttgtcatagtaagaaacctttgtaagtgcttatttgcatcttcattgattcttccagaGAACGGTTTCTTTTTGAGTTGTCTTATTGTTGCCGGGTGTAGCTGAAAATGggcaacattgaccggttggttaacaaTTGTCATCCAGCCAAGAGGTGCATTtgctcttccataatcacctaaaagccTTTCCACAGGAGGTGGGTCTTCGGCCATAGTTTCAGGTTCAGAATCTGAATCCTCAGAATGTATTGAATGAGTCTTCTCTGTTTCGGGATCTGAAACTATCAGCGGTTCTTCTTTTGCTTCCAGTTCTCTTTGTTTAGCTTCTCGGCGTCTTGCTCGAAataatctttctggttctgcgtcaaaaagaagttcagctgaggccttacctcgcatacaaagattagatgaatatTAGTATGAGCAATtcaaataacagaaaataaaattttggttgcagagcaacaaaaattcaattgaattattatttaacttatatttggcagtccccggcaacggcgccaaaaacttgatcggaaaaatagcaagtgtactattcttacgaagtagtaataaaaggttaaaaaccaagtatcgatctcgaggactgcgtttgaatataagttttataattattcaattaaacaaaaagtcaACGGGTGTTTTTGATTGagttataatttctaaatttaaaataaaaatagcagaaagtaaATTTAAGCCTTGTTCACTGATATGAGTAAATGCCAAGGTAAGGTGTGTAATTTGCTCTGTAATAACCCTGAATTCTTATttgagatctcttcaacaagttcatgatattcaattactaaatctttagagtgtttgccccaaaatccttattgggcaaacctttggtttttcatctataaacctaagtccttagagctAACAGATAAAACCAAGCTTGTTTTCTATCAAGAATtcttagtgaccatagggtatccctagtcctaggtgatatctactatggtttaattgaatacaaaccttaacaattgcgAGCCGGCGAATTGTTAATCACAGAACAAtctttattggtccgataaagaaggcattaaaaacagtataaaattgaattgaataacataaacatgaagtcgatcaaatcagaatatcaaaagtcattacaaactaaatcagggacacccccctagcattagggggtttagctactcatattgttcaaaagaaattcaaaagtatcaaagttaaacattacagataattggagaatttgtgatcttcaattgctcttgctcatgaatgatctTCCTTCTCCAATAATCTCATACGTTGCTCTGCTTCAGACTCAATTCCTTTGGTAGTGTAAAAGATACCCCTTCTCTTCTCCATCCTTCACTATATattgcaaacccttctttttaagtcGGAAAGTACCAAAACGCCCTTCTGGATCAATTTTTGAgtaaaaagcataaaaacatgaaaatcaGCGTAGCaagccaacacgggtcgtgttgggcaacacgggtgcccgtgttggtcctcTGGTTCCTCTAAAAATAATTCTTGCACTCAGTAGCAGCAAAACAGgtcgtgttaggcaacacgggtgcccgtgttgcaccactgcttTCCACTTTTCCTTCTTGCTTACACTaccagcaacacgggtcgtgttactcaacacgggcgcccgtgttgcaccactgattTTATCCTTTCTTCTTTGTCTTGCGCTTTACCTCCAACATTTCTTGCACTGGGTCGAGTGAAGAATCTCCTAGATCTGAAATACcattaaacaaccaaaccaacgcataaaatgggaaaataaacTCGAAAAATAACAAATGGATAAAACTTGCAAAAACAAACCAACTTACTTAAACAGCTTAAAAAGACTATACTATAACATTAAGCAGTGCAAAATACCTGGATTATCATCAGGAAAGTGACAAAGACACAGTGAGAATCGTGACCGATCAACCAACATTCATCGACTTGTGCCGGGgaaccaacaaactgttttcctaagaggagaaccgccatttgtcgactctgaaggggatgaaacatctcaggaacagacaaactgtttaaagaaactgccatttgtcgatctcttgaatgtttaacagacaaactgtctttccttggggaaagactgccatttgccaattgctaggggaacaaactgtcttctactgggagagaccgccatttgttgaccctgccgtgagagaaagtgagcaaactgtcttctgtcgaaagagactgccatttgctgactttgttgaggaacctttaagcaaaacgaactgtcttcatgaagaaggctgccattcgttatttttgttcgaaaaagtgagtgaactgtcttttgccgaaagagactgccattcactgacttcg
Encoded proteins:
- the LOC131658874 gene encoding uncharacterized protein LOC131658874, which produces MAAPVERLLGDYGGANAPAGRMTIVNQPVDVAHFQLHPATIRQLEKKPFSGRINEDANKHLQRFLTMTTSLKIEGHSEEAKKSRRFFTRPSARNVGEPERLFRARRREAKQRELEAKEEPLIVSDPETEKTHSIHSEDSDSEPETMAEDPPPVERLLGDYGRANAPLGWMTIVNQPNFVNGLKLKTKQLIDTAAGGSTNFKTATEIKKIIDAIAANEHLELYDRSVNQPEGLVDLKLTNQVVKMEEQIAAEVERRLKQMALEKQTVAQIQPAQPTQAVNCEICGGPHFAVHCVVTAQQVEEINFLKQNNPYSNTYNPGWKNHPNFSWKDQQGNVPKQGVIPYQNQPQQQQQYRSPQQQPYQQPYQQAQQQFQQQGPRKADWEIAIEKMAAQGSQYQEETRSNFRNTGASIKNLEIQMSQIAQQLASPQQQGALPSTTVTNPKDHNNVSAIVTRSGKAKEVVEENAEEEEPLLEVDVEIKENEAQVEDLGVLEPTTKGKTSEQKPEIKLPFPTRNKKKGQHEKNFQKFLEMFKKLELNIPFLEALEQMPTYAKFMKDIISKKRTTDWYEDSGEEERPRLCNYSLYYWG